A region from the Deltaproteobacteria bacterium genome encodes:
- the panB gene encoding 3-methyl-2-oxobutanoate hydroxymethyltransferase codes for MKKVTVIDIRKMKAEGRRIVMITAYDYPFARIFDPIVDIILVGDSLGTVLYGHETTLPVTMDDMVRHTRAAAAGSERTLLVSDMPFMSFQISTEGAVENACRLVKEAGAEAVKLEGGVSVFEIIRRLTSFDVPVMGHIGLTPQSVHRMGGYRIQGREKEARLRLLDDARAVEEAGAFSIVLEGIPAELAEEITGDLSIPTIGIGAGAGCDGQVLVMHDILGLFQDFRPKFVKRYADLVPVIEGAVREFANEVRRGDFPGREHTFYLAEK; via the coding sequence ATGAAGAAAGTAACGGTAATCGATATCAGGAAGATGAAGGCAGAGGGACGGCGGATTGTCATGATCACCGCCTACGACTACCCCTTCGCCCGGATATTCGATCCCATCGTGGACATAATCCTCGTGGGAGACTCCCTCGGCACCGTCCTCTACGGGCATGAGACGACCCTTCCCGTCACGATGGATGATATGGTCCGGCACACGCGCGCGGCGGCTGCGGGGAGTGAGAGGACGCTCCTGGTATCGGACATGCCCTTCATGAGCTTTCAGATATCCACGGAGGGTGCCGTCGAAAATGCCTGCCGTCTCGTGAAGGAGGCGGGGGCGGAGGCGGTCAAGCTGGAAGGCGGGGTTTCCGTTTTTGAGATAATACGCCGGCTTACCTCCTTCGACGTCCCCGTCATGGGGCACATCGGCCTGACGCCCCAGTCTGTTCACCGGATGGGCGGTTACCGGATTCAGGGCAGGGAGAAGGAGGCCAGGCTCAGGCTCCTGGATGATGCAAGGGCCGTGGAGGAGGCGGGGGCCTTTTCCATCGTCCTGGAAGGGATCCCGGCCGAGCTGGCAGAGGAGATCACCGGCGATCTCTCCATACCGACGATCGGTATCGGCGCGGGCGCCGGCTGCGACGGACAGGTGCTCGTGATGCACGATATACTCGGGCTCTTCCAGGATTTCAGGCCGAAATTCGTAAAGCGCTACGCCGATCTCGTGCCCGTCATCGAGGGCGCGGTCCGGGAGTTTGCCAATGAGGTCCGCAGGGGGGACTTCCCCGGCAGGGAGCACACATTCTACCTCGCGGAGAAGTGA
- a CDS encoding deoxynucleoside kinase produces MKRGHEAKTISPTHPRYIAVEGAIGVGKTSLARFLADVFKGKLILEEVEKNPFLERFYEDREKYAFQAQIFFLLSRYRQMRELMQGSLFEQFVVSDYILQKDKIFAYINLEDDELQLYEALYRLLGGNIPKPDLVIYLQAKPEILMQRIRKRNQEYERNISLDYLRTLSEAYNEFFFHYVDTPLLVVNTSEIDFVESPRDLEHLIKEIKSIKKGVQHYIPLGSR; encoded by the coding sequence ATGAAAAGAGGACACGAGGCGAAAACCATATCTCCCACGCACCCCCGCTATATTGCCGTCGAGGGGGCTATCGGGGTGGGGAAAACGTCCCTCGCCCGCTTTCTGGCAGACGTTTTCAAGGGGAAACTCATCCTCGAAGAGGTCGAGAAGAACCCGTTTCTCGAAAGATTTTACGAGGATAGGGAGAAATATGCCTTCCAGGCGCAGATTTTTTTTCTCCTCTCCCGGTACCGGCAGATGCGGGAGCTCATGCAGGGGAGCCTCTTCGAGCAGTTTGTGGTGAGCGACTATATCCTGCAGAAGGACAAGATTTTCGCCTACATCAACCTGGAAGACGACGAGCTGCAGCTCTACGAGGCCCTCTACCGGCTTCTCGGGGGAAACATCCCGAAGCCCGACCTGGTGATCTACCTGCAGGCGAAACCCGAGATCCTCATGCAGCGCATCAGGAAACGGAACCAGGAGTACGAGAGAAACATTTCTCTTGACTATTTGAGGACTTTGAGTGAAGCTTATAATGAATTCTTTTTCCATTACGTCGACACGCCGCTCCTGGTGGTAAACACGTCGGAGATCGATTTCGTGGAGTCTCCGCGGGACCTGGAGCATTTGATCAAAGAGATAAAGAGTATCAAAAAGGGGGTTCAACACTACATACCGCTTGGATCCAGATAG
- the rsmA gene encoding ribosomal RNA small subunit methyltransferase A — translation MPTYGTDVEHPSKVLASLNFRPRKERGQSFLADGNVARKIVEQVRPDGEFIVEVGPGLGALTFLLEGRARAIRAVEIDQTLAGYLRGEIGEAGVEVIVADFLKLKEEVFASWRREASGGVKVVGNLPYSISGPLVFRFVELRDYLSSCHVMLQKEVARRLASSPGGKEYGSSSVILQAVAGVKVLFSVSRNCFYPVPEVDSSFLEIDFSAGGEWEIRDFRVFSGLVNAAFSGRRKVIRNALGPHLASLGVRGRDRVERLLEEARISPGDRPERVAVENFVTLANLIA, via the coding sequence ATGCCAACATACGGTACTGACGTGGAGCATCCGTCGAAAGTTCTCGCATCCCTTAACTTCAGGCCGCGCAAGGAGCGGGGCCAGAGTTTTCTGGCAGACGGGAATGTTGCCAGGAAGATTGTGGAGCAGGTGCGGCCGGACGGTGAGTTCATCGTCGAGGTGGGCCCGGGGCTCGGCGCGCTCACCTTCCTTCTGGAGGGGAGGGCGAGGGCGATCAGGGCGGTGGAAATAGACCAGACCCTTGCCGGGTACCTGAGGGGGGAGATAGGGGAGGCGGGGGTCGAGGTAATCGTGGCCGATTTTCTGAAGCTGAAAGAGGAAGTCTTCGCCTCCTGGCGCAGGGAAGCCTCCGGGGGGGTAAAGGTGGTGGGTAACCTGCCCTACAGCATCTCGGGGCCCCTGGTGTTTCGCTTCGTGGAGCTGCGAGACTACCTGTCGTCGTGCCACGTGATGCTCCAGAAGGAGGTTGCCCGCCGGCTGGCAAGCTCTCCGGGGGGAAAGGAGTACGGTTCGTCGTCGGTCATCCTGCAGGCCGTCGCGGGAGTGAAGGTCCTGTTTTCCGTTTCCCGGAACTGCTTCTATCCCGTCCCCGAGGTCGACTCATCCTTCCTGGAGATCGACTTTTCAGCAGGCGGGGAGTGGGAAATACGCGATTTCCGGGTTTTTTCCGGCCTGGTGAACGCGGCCTTCTCCGGGAGGAGGAAGGTCATTCGCAATGCCCTTGGGCCGCATCTTGCCTCGCTCGGGGTCAGGGGCAGGGATCGGGTCGAAAGGCTCCTCGAGGAAGCCCGGATATCCCCCGGGGACAGGCCTGAGCGGGTCGCCGTGGAAAACTTCGTTACCCTGGCAAACCTGATAGCGTAG
- the tsaD gene encoding tRNA (adenosine(37)-N6)-threonylcarbamoyltransferase complex transferase subunit TsaD — MRVLGIESSCDETALAVVDSSGRILSSTVFSQVDLHAVFGGVVPEIASREHLKSINPLYRFAMEKAGVTLEDIDVIAVTAGPGLIGSLLVGLCMAKSLSYFSGTPLVGVDHVKAHIFSVFLEEQVPFPFVALVVSGGHTVLFRVNDVVDIVTLGHTRDDAAGEAFDKVAKFLGLGYPGGEAIDRRAGEGDPRFVDFPRAMLKEKNFDFSFSGLKTSVVTYVKRVGHDFARDHVGHVCASFQEAIVDVLVEKSLAAAVSNGIDDLAITGGVAANSRLRAKLAERARQEGVRVHVPAVTYCTDNAMMIAYLGGRMFERGIVSDLTLNAYANIRY; from the coding sequence ATGCGTGTCCTGGGAATCGAATCTTCATGTGACGAGACCGCCCTGGCGGTTGTGGACTCTTCCGGACGGATCCTGTCGTCGACCGTTTTTTCCCAGGTCGACCTCCACGCCGTCTTCGGGGGCGTCGTCCCCGAGATAGCTTCCCGGGAGCACCTGAAATCCATCAACCCCCTCTACCGCTTCGCCATGGAAAAGGCCGGGGTCACCCTCGAGGATATCGACGTGATCGCCGTGACCGCGGGGCCGGGGCTCATCGGCTCCCTTCTGGTCGGTCTCTGCATGGCCAAGTCGCTCTCCTATTTCTCCGGCACCCCCCTTGTCGGCGTCGACCACGTAAAGGCCCATATCTTCTCCGTCTTCCTTGAGGAGCAGGTCCCCTTCCCCTTCGTGGCCCTGGTGGTCTCGGGAGGCCACACCGTCCTTTTCCGGGTGAACGACGTCGTCGATATCGTCACCCTCGGGCACACCCGCGACGACGCAGCGGGAGAGGCGTTCGACAAGGTGGCGAAGTTTCTGGGCCTGGGATACCCGGGCGGCGAGGCCATCGACAGGCGCGCCGGGGAAGGCGACCCGCGGTTCGTCGATTTCCCCCGGGCGATGCTCAAGGAGAAGAACTTCGACTTCTCCTTCAGCGGCCTGAAGACTTCCGTCGTCACCTACGTAAAGCGGGTGGGGCACGACTTCGCGCGGGACCATGTGGGGCACGTATGCGCCTCCTTCCAGGAGGCGATCGTCGACGTCCTGGTGGAGAAATCGCTGGCCGCGGCGGTATCGAATGGCATCGATGATCTCGCCATCACGGGGGGGGTCGCAGCCAACTCGAGGCTCAGGGCAAAGCTCGCAGAGAGGGCACGGCAGGAGGGTGTCAGGGTGCACGTTCCCGCCGTCACCTACTGCACCGACAACGCGATGATGATCGCCTACCTGGGTGGCAGGATGTTCGAGAGGGGTATCGTGTCGGATCTTACCCTGAACGCCTATGCCAACATACGGTACTGA
- a CDS encoding AAA family ATPase — MGKNFVLDTNVLLHDPYSLFKFHENTLVVPITVIEELDKFKKDLNMVGRNARVALRIIDSFRSAGSLAEGVRIESNGGSIKVVFDGEGESLIPKELRGSKEDNEILAVALGVREREKSVPVILVSKDTNLRIKADALGIKAEDFESDRVGSVEELYDGFVEVFVPKDKIDALYRNSSLSFPDLELYPNQCVLLKEQATGASALGIFDRKEGVVKLVPPLKEGVWGIKPRNKEQHFALALLLDDSIKLVTLPGKAGTGKTLIALAAGLRAVSDERAYSRLLVSRPVFPLGRDIGFLPGDVEEKLKPWMQPIFDNIEYLFGMDRPRKRQGIRGYQELINLGILEIEPLTYIRGRSIPNQYIIIDEAQNLTPHEVKTILTRAGENTKVVLTGDPYQIDNPFIDSASNGLSHVVEKFKDEPLAGTIMLVKGERSKLAELASNIL, encoded by the coding sequence ATGGGCAAAAACTTCGTCCTCGACACCAACGTCCTGCTTCACGACCCCTATTCTCTTTTCAAGTTCCACGAAAATACCCTGGTTGTTCCCATCACCGTCATAGAAGAGCTGGACAAGTTCAAAAAAGACCTGAACATGGTGGGGAGGAATGCGCGGGTCGCCCTGAGAATCATCGACTCCTTCCGCAGCGCGGGGTCCCTGGCAGAAGGAGTCCGGATAGAGTCCAACGGGGGATCCATAAAGGTGGTTTTCGACGGGGAAGGCGAGAGCCTGATCCCGAAGGAGCTGCGGGGGAGCAAGGAAGACAACGAGATCCTGGCCGTTGCCCTCGGCGTCCGCGAGAGGGAGAAAAGCGTCCCCGTGATCCTCGTGTCGAAGGACACGAACCTGCGGATCAAAGCCGATGCCCTGGGCATAAAGGCGGAGGACTTCGAGAGTGACCGGGTAGGGAGCGTCGAGGAGCTCTACGATGGCTTCGTCGAGGTCTTTGTTCCGAAGGATAAGATCGATGCCCTCTACCGAAATTCATCCCTCAGTTTTCCCGACCTGGAGCTCTACCCGAACCAGTGCGTCCTGCTGAAGGAGCAGGCTACGGGGGCTTCCGCCCTCGGCATATTCGACAGGAAAGAGGGCGTTGTCAAGCTGGTTCCCCCGCTCAAAGAGGGCGTCTGGGGGATCAAGCCCCGCAACAAGGAGCAGCACTTCGCCCTGGCCCTCTTGCTGGACGACTCGATCAAGCTCGTTACCCTTCCGGGCAAAGCGGGGACGGGGAAGACGCTGATCGCCCTGGCCGCGGGGCTGAGGGCGGTTTCCGACGAACGGGCTTACAGCCGCCTCCTCGTTTCACGGCCCGTCTTTCCCCTGGGCAGGGACATCGGGTTTCTCCCGGGCGACGTGGAGGAGAAGCTCAAGCCCTGGATGCAGCCCATTTTCGACAACATCGAGTACCTTTTCGGCATGGACAGGCCCCGGAAGAGGCAGGGCATCCGGGGGTACCAGGAGCTGATCAATCTCGGGATCCTGGAGATCGAGCCCCTCACCTACATAAGGGGGCGCTCCATCCCCAACCAGTACATCATCATCGACGAGGCGCAGAACCTGACGCCCCACGAAGTCAAGACCATCCTCACGCGGGCCGGCGAAAACACCAAGGTGGTCCTCACCGGAGACCCCTACCAGATAGACAACCCCTTCATCGATTCGGCGAGCAACGGCCTCTCCCACGTTGTCGAAAAATTCAAGGACGAGCCCCTGGCGGGTACTATAATGTTGGTCAAGGGCGAGCGCTCCAAGCTCGCTGAGCTCGCCTCCAACATCCTGTAA
- the ybgF gene encoding tol-pal system protein YbgF, with translation MVSKRKVSLLAITIFPFMLGCASYISPDLIYKLQDDVREVKKDVSELKGEKGTEGGAAVSGDAELQLRKEIASIKADMESLRGEISTFQGFIDETKYQMKQDQLMVEEKLRESERRLFELEGKLEASRGPEAVTQGGVSRPPQTAPPAVVAPPRKEKEPVEQVYIPKREAPVPSKSAVKTPEDLYDYGLGLIKANKFGEARRSLDEFANSYPDHRLMPNVYYWRGETFYAEKDFESAAITFQEVIDRFPDSPKAPDSLYKQGLCFFNMRDPISARAAFNLLLSKYPASNAAGKAKIKLNELDEKGG, from the coding sequence ATGGTATCGAAACGGAAGGTATCCCTACTTGCCATAACTATATTCCCCTTCATGTTGGGGTGTGCCTCCTACATAAGCCCCGACCTCATTTACAAGCTCCAGGACGACGTGCGTGAGGTGAAGAAGGATGTGTCTGAGCTGAAAGGGGAGAAGGGCACCGAGGGTGGCGCCGCGGTGTCGGGCGATGCGGAGCTGCAGCTCCGGAAGGAAATAGCGAGCATCAAGGCCGATATGGAATCGCTGCGGGGAGAGATAAGCACGTTCCAGGGTTTCATCGACGAGACGAAGTACCAGATGAAGCAGGACCAGCTCATGGTGGAGGAGAAGTTACGGGAGAGCGAGAGAAGGCTTTTTGAGCTGGAAGGGAAGCTGGAGGCGTCGAGAGGCCCGGAAGCCGTGACGCAGGGAGGCGTGAGCCGCCCGCCGCAAACCGCCCCGCCCGCGGTGGTGGCGCCCCCGCGAAAAGAAAAGGAGCCGGTGGAGCAGGTATACATCCCGAAACGGGAAGCTCCCGTGCCGAGCAAAAGCGCCGTGAAGACCCCGGAAGACCTCTACGATTACGGGCTGGGCCTCATCAAGGCGAACAAGTTCGGCGAGGCGAGGAGATCCCTCGACGAGTTTGCCAATTCCTACCCGGATCACCGGCTCATGCCGAACGTCTACTACTGGAGGGGGGAAACGTTTTATGCCGAGAAGGATTTCGAATCGGCTGCCATAACCTTCCAGGAGGTGATAGACCGGTTTCCCGACTCTCCGAAAGCGCCGGACTCGCTCTACAAGCAGGGGCTCTGTTTTTTCAACATGCGCGATCCGATCAGCGCGCGGGCTGCCTTTAACCTTCTTTTGTCGAAGTATCCCGCCTCAAATGCAGCGGGCAAGGCAAAGATCAAGCTGAACGAGCTGGACGAAAAGGGAGGGTGA
- the pal gene encoding peptidoglycan-associated lipoprotein Pal, with protein MRDRVRVFGLLLSLLLIAALTVSCGKKATVKGEGEEVTAEETEKPTEIREEVVSIPEKVTEETVVAKAEEEEVTEITFENIQFDFDKYFIREDARPILEKLGSFMTDNPDVKILIEGHCDERGTNEYNFALGERRSQAAMDYLVNLAIDAGRIKTISYGEERPLDPGHSEASWAQNRRAQFVILK; from the coding sequence ATGAGGGACAGGGTAAGGGTTTTCGGATTGTTGCTCTCACTTTTGCTGATCGCTGCATTGACCGTGTCGTGCGGCAAGAAAGCCACGGTGAAAGGGGAGGGTGAAGAGGTAACCGCTGAGGAAACGGAAAAACCGACAGAGATCAGGGAAGAGGTGGTTTCAATTCCGGAAAAGGTGACGGAGGAAACGGTTGTCGCAAAGGCTGAAGAGGAAGAAGTGACCGAGATTACCTTTGAAAATATCCAATTCGACTTTGACAAGTATTTCATACGGGAAGACGCTCGGCCGATCCTGGAAAAACTCGGATCCTTCATGACGGATAATCCCGACGTCAAGATCCTCATAGAGGGCCACTGCGACGAGAGGGGAACCAACGAGTACAACTTCGCCCTCGGTGAGCGGAGGTCCCAGGCGGCGATGGACTACCTCGTAAACCTGGCCATCGACGCCGGCCGCATAAAGACGATAAGCTACGGGGAGGAGAGGCCCCTTGATCCGGGACACAGCGAGGCAAGCTGGGCTCAGAACAGGAGAGCTCAATTTGTGATCCTGAAATAG
- the tolB gene encoding Tol-Pal system beta propeller repeat protein TolB gives MKDRGRVRALPAIPAVFLVLLFTLLFPAVSRGIIYIDINSPSGIRIPIAVPELYADNEAGRELKRQIAEVIATDLKISNIFSVVNPDAYLERITEQSFEAAGISFSDWKMIGADSLVAGRVSANDDRLSAELRLYDVSTGKMLSGKRYSGPSRRYDMIAHKFANEILYQYTGVYGVFDTEVAFAAKKGGGKEIFIVDLSGKKLRQITGNGSINMFPRWSPDGYKLAYLSYRKKNPYVYLRNFLSGSDRLLFRYGGFKSPGSFSPDGSSLFLSISVKGNADIFKFFLKEEELTRVVSNHSIDVSPSVSPGEDMIAFVSDRTGYPQIYVKELPRGPERRVSFAGYYSTSPTWSPAGDRIAFASMNEGKFSIYAVKPDGSDLRQVVSADGSCEDPSFSPDGRYIVYIYRKSGYSEMRIINVTGFGDRLLLKGMEDMSSPSWSPRR, from the coding sequence ATGAAGGATAGGGGGCGCGTCCGGGCACTGCCGGCCATCCCGGCGGTTTTCCTCGTCTTGCTTTTCACCCTTCTTTTTCCCGCCGTATCCCGCGGGATCATCTACATCGACATAAACTCCCCCTCGGGAATACGGATCCCGATCGCCGTCCCCGAACTGTACGCGGACAACGAGGCGGGGCGGGAACTCAAGCGCCAGATTGCTGAGGTCATCGCCACCGATCTCAAGATCTCCAATATCTTCAGCGTGGTCAATCCCGATGCGTACCTTGAAAGGATCACCGAACAAAGTTTCGAGGCGGCGGGGATATCCTTCTCCGACTGGAAGATGATCGGGGCCGACTCCCTCGTCGCGGGAAGGGTAAGCGCCAATGATGACAGGCTCTCGGCGGAGCTGCGCCTCTACGATGTCTCCACGGGGAAGATGCTTAGCGGCAAGCGGTACTCGGGCCCTTCCCGCCGATACGACATGATAGCCCACAAGTTTGCCAACGAGATCCTTTACCAGTACACGGGAGTCTACGGGGTGTTCGACACCGAGGTGGCATTTGCGGCGAAGAAAGGTGGCGGAAAGGAGATATTCATCGTTGACCTCTCCGGGAAAAAGCTGCGGCAGATCACGGGGAATGGCTCCATCAACATGTTTCCCCGGTGGTCGCCCGATGGATACAAGCTCGCCTACCTGTCCTACAGGAAGAAAAACCCCTACGTCTACCTGAGGAACTTTCTGTCCGGTTCGGACAGGCTCCTTTTCCGTTACGGCGGGTTCAAGTCTCCCGGCAGCTTTTCTCCCGACGGGTCCTCCCTTTTCCTCTCTATCAGCGTGAAGGGCAATGCCGACATATTCAAGTTTTTCCTTAAGGAGGAGGAGCTGACCAGGGTCGTGTCCAACCACAGCATCGATGTTTCCCCCTCCGTTTCGCCCGGCGAGGACATGATCGCCTTCGTTTCCGACAGGACGGGGTACCCCCAGATCTACGTGAAGGAGCTGCCCCGCGGCCCCGAAAGGAGGGTGTCCTTCGCGGGATATTACAGCACGTCACCGACCTGGTCCCCCGCCGGAGACCGGATAGCCTTCGCCTCCATGAACGAGGGAAAATTCTCCATTTACGCGGTAAAACCCGATGGTTCCGACCTGCGGCAGGTCGTCTCCGCCGACGGCAGCTGCGAGGATCCCTCCTTTTCCCCCGACGGCAGATATATTGTTTACATTTACCGGAAAAGCGGATATTCTGAGATGCGAATAATCAATGTGACCGGCTTTGGTGACCGGCTCCTTTTGAAGGGAATGGAAGATATGAGTTCTCCATCATGGTCTCCCAGGAGGTAG
- a CDS encoding TonB family protein, translated as MSVFAGEVLQKDFRKMLTVSLVFHLLVFLPLFVVSMKRSTIIIYSPVYTVDLVEAPSKKKRSAAGATAAKRSGAAQKKAKAQQRKKEMEALQKKLATLQKRKVMDEQRAMAELQARVAALKAKKSKEILDERVRKIEENLKEREKTEKLIEDIQKKIAALKVSRDSGGKEAPGGEREKKAYRRGVSGREALLMSPAVKAYLNALDETVRSAWNIPRALLDNREDLMVQLRITIEEDGGVSSIIVERPSGKRLFDESVLRAINKAAPLPVPPEPLREGKDYYDVGFRFHYFPENRNEG; from the coding sequence GTGAGTGTTTTTGCCGGAGAGGTTTTGCAGAAAGACTTCAGAAAAATGCTCACCGTTTCCCTCGTGTTCCACCTGCTCGTATTCCTTCCCCTCTTTGTCGTGTCCATGAAGCGGAGCACGATAATCATCTACTCTCCCGTATACACGGTGGACCTCGTCGAGGCGCCGTCGAAGAAAAAGAGGTCAGCCGCCGGGGCAACGGCTGCAAAAAGGTCCGGGGCGGCACAAAAAAAGGCAAAGGCGCAGCAGAGGAAAAAGGAGATGGAGGCCCTGCAGAAGAAACTGGCAACGCTCCAGAAGAGAAAGGTGATGGACGAGCAGCGGGCCATGGCTGAGCTGCAGGCCAGGGTGGCGGCATTGAAGGCGAAGAAGAGCAAGGAGATCCTCGACGAGCGGGTCAGGAAGATAGAGGAGAACCTGAAGGAGCGGGAGAAGACGGAGAAGCTGATAGAGGATATCCAGAAAAAGATAGCCGCTCTCAAGGTGTCAAGAGACAGCGGCGGAAAAGAGGCGCCGGGGGGAGAGAGGGAGAAAAAAGCCTACCGGAGGGGGGTGTCGGGGAGAGAGGCGCTCCTCATGTCCCCCGCGGTGAAAGCCTACCTCAATGCGCTGGACGAGACGGTGAGGAGCGCGTGGAATATCCCGCGGGCACTGCTGGACAACCGGGAGGACCTCATGGTCCAGCTCCGGATCACCATCGAGGAGGATGGCGGCGTCTCGTCGATAATCGTCGAAAGGCCGTCGGGAAAGAGGCTTTTCGACGAGTCGGTTCTCCGGGCAATCAACAAGGCCGCCCCCCTTCCCGTCCCACCCGAGCCTCTGCGGGAGGGCAAGGATTACTATGACGTCGGTTTCAGGTTCCACTACTTCCCGGAGAATCGTAATGAAGGATAG
- the tolR gene encoding protein TolR, giving the protein MAMNMGGNGRREMSEINVIPLVDIMLVLLIIFMVTAPMLQQGVDVNLPQAAAKAIKVESERVVVTIDTTGRIFVGKQPVKLNEIRKKLAAIFENKSDREVYFRADRGVSYGLVVKVIAEIKNAGIEKLGMVTEPLER; this is encoded by the coding sequence ATGGCTATGAATATGGGAGGAAACGGAAGACGGGAGATGTCCGAGATCAACGTGATCCCCCTGGTCGACATCATGCTGGTACTTCTGATCATATTCATGGTCACCGCTCCCATGCTCCAGCAGGGGGTGGATGTCAACCTTCCCCAGGCCGCGGCGAAGGCCATAAAGGTGGAGTCGGAAAGGGTCGTCGTCACCATCGATACCACGGGAAGGATTTTCGTGGGGAAACAGCCGGTGAAACTCAACGAGATCAGGAAGAAGCTGGCGGCCATCTTCGAGAATAAAAGCGACAGGGAGGTTTACTTCCGGGCGGACAGGGGAGTGTCGTACGGCCTCGTGGTGAAAGTGATCGCCGAAATAAAAAACGCCGGCATCGAGAAACTCGGGATGGTGACCGAGCCTCTCGAGAGGTGA
- the tolQ gene encoding protein TolQ, whose amino-acid sequence MTLFFSFFPALPLFAGLVNNRLFKHIAGSGPVVKMVLLMLIAFSVISWAIIFLKYRGFKGIEKEHERFMELFYEGRTLSQLLDYAEKADRRIPIITVFKAGYTEIVRFKRASKHDAGAVGVSDTVGGLSVMSSVDPIEGIERAMGKTINEQQSELESYLPFLATCGSTTPFIGLFGTVWGIMNAFVGIGVTGSASLATVAPGIAEALVATAAGLAAAIPAVIFYNFFLNRVRKIVTGLESFTSDFLNFIERNIERIS is encoded by the coding sequence ATGACTCTATTTTTTTCCTTCTTTCCTGCCCTGCCCCTGTTTGCAGGGCTTGTTAACAACAGGCTTTTCAAGCACATCGCGGGTTCCGGCCCCGTTGTCAAAATGGTGCTTCTTATGCTCATCGCCTTTTCCGTCATATCTTGGGCGATCATCTTTCTCAAATACAGAGGTTTCAAGGGGATCGAGAAGGAGCACGAAAGGTTCATGGAGCTCTTTTACGAGGGGAGGACGCTGAGCCAGCTCCTTGACTACGCCGAAAAGGCTGACAGGAGGATCCCCATCATCACCGTGTTCAAAGCGGGGTATACGGAGATCGTCCGGTTCAAGAGGGCATCCAAGCACGATGCCGGGGCGGTCGGCGTCAGTGATACCGTGGGCGGCCTCAGTGTCATGTCCTCGGTGGACCCGATCGAGGGGATAGAGCGTGCGATGGGAAAAACCATCAACGAGCAGCAGTCTGAGCTCGAATCCTACCTCCCCTTCCTTGCCACCTGCGGCTCCACCACGCCCTTCATCGGCCTCTTCGGAACGGTCTGGGGAATCATGAATGCCTTCGTGGGCATCGGGGTTACCGGCTCTGCGAGCCTGGCAACGGTTGCCCCCGGCATAGCCGAGGCCCTGGTGGCCACCGCCGCCGGTCTCGCCGCGGCGATACCGGCCGTTATCTTCTACAACTTCTTCCTCAACCGGGTCAGGAAGATCGTGACCGGCCTCGAGTCCTTTACCAGCGATTTTCTCAACTTTATCGAGAGAAACATAGAGAGGATCTCCTGA
- a CDS encoding tRNA-specific adenosine deaminase: MTEKDIESLMQEALREAEKSLEKGEVPVGCVITKEDGTIVGRGHNTPISSLDPTAHGEINALRDAARNRGNYRLPDCLAFVTLEPCPMCSGALVNSRIKRVYFGAGDPGGGGLVSLYGIGTDDRLNHRIEVVGGVLEERCQRLIRDFFSSRR, from the coding sequence ATGACGGAAAAAGACATAGAATCCCTGATGCAAGAGGCCCTTAGGGAAGCGGAAAAATCCCTGGAAAAGGGCGAGGTCCCCGTGGGGTGCGTCATAACGAAAGAGGACGGAACCATCGTGGGGCGGGGCCACAACACCCCCATCTCATCCCTGGACCCCACGGCGCACGGGGAGATAAACGCCCTCCGTGACGCGGCGCGCAACCGGGGAAACTACCGGCTCCCTGACTGCCTCGCCTTCGTGACGCTGGAGCCCTGCCCCATGTGCTCCGGCGCACTCGTCAACAGCAGGATCAAGAGGGTCTACTTCGGTGCGGGCGACCCCGGCGGAGGCGGGCTCGTGAGCCTCTACGGCATCGGTACCGATGACCGTCTCAACCACCGGATAGAGGTGGTAGGGGGCGTCCTCGAAGAAAGATGCCAGCGCCTGATACGCGACTTTTTCTCGTCCAGGCGGTAA